From Burkholderia sp. WP9, a single genomic window includes:
- a CDS encoding response regulator transcription factor, which produces MSSDPHSDVSADSGTHAISSMVYVVDDDESMRDAVRNLLRSVGLSVETFGSAQEFLAFDMPDVPSCLILDVRLKGQSGLAVQEQIAASELGLPIVFMTAHGDIAMTVKAMKAGAKDFLAKPFRDQDMLDAVAHALASDEERRAARRSVADLRRCYESLTSREREVMAFVAAGLMNKQIAGELNLSEITVKIHRGQAMRKMGARSLADFVLKAEALGIKPPQGMGTPARSSRS; this is translated from the coding sequence ATGAGCAGTGATCCGCACAGCGATGTGAGCGCCGATAGCGGCACTCACGCAATCAGCTCGATGGTGTACGTGGTCGACGATGACGAGTCGATGCGCGACGCCGTGAGGAATCTGTTGCGCTCGGTCGGTCTGAGTGTCGAAACCTTTGGCTCCGCGCAGGAGTTTCTCGCTTTCGACATGCCTGACGTGCCGAGCTGCCTGATCCTCGACGTGCGTCTGAAAGGACAAAGCGGACTCGCGGTGCAGGAGCAGATCGCAGCGAGCGAGCTGGGTCTGCCGATCGTCTTCATGACCGCGCACGGCGACATTGCCATGACGGTCAAGGCGATGAAGGCCGGCGCCAAGGATTTTCTGGCCAAACCGTTTCGCGATCAGGACATGCTGGACGCCGTCGCGCATGCATTGGCGAGCGACGAGGAACGCCGCGCGGCGAGGCGCTCCGTGGCGGACCTGCGCCGCTGCTACGAATCGTTGACGTCGCGCGAACGCGAAGTCATGGCATTCGTCGCCGCCGGTCTGATGAACAAGCAGATTGCGGGCGAGCTGAATCTGAGCGAGATCACCGTCAAGATTCATCGTGGTCAGGCCATGCGCAAGATGGGCGCACGCTCGCTCGCCGATTTCGTGCTGAAGGCGGAGGCGCTCGGCATCAAGCCGCCGCAAGGCATGGGCACGCCGGCGCGCAGTTCGCGCAGTTGA
- a CDS encoding DUF3331 domain-containing protein — MVVEAAASCPHIDRMVPERMQMRCSAHSAGNSGRAVSMINGFIRNRSAIMLMKASFTDPWLQTIGLLSVLSGNTDAAAFDVATVAAHDGRKEAHLPVMGERFEVQVQVIDRPSQSTATVVWRDPTHCSYGDQVWHASRARVAGICAVSGRAIRPGDAIYKPRPCRPAPLNVGAMILERVVNEAVLD; from the coding sequence ATGGTGGTCGAGGCCGCGGCGTCATGCCCGCATATCGACCGGATGGTGCCCGAGCGCATGCAGATGCGTTGCTCGGCCCACAGCGCCGGCAATTCCGGCCGGGCCGTCTCGATGATCAATGGGTTTATCAGAAACAGGAGTGCAATCATGCTGATGAAAGCGAGTTTCACCGATCCGTGGCTGCAGACCATTGGGTTGTTGTCTGTCCTGTCCGGCAATACGGACGCTGCGGCCTTCGACGTAGCCACGGTGGCGGCTCACGATGGGCGCAAAGAGGCGCATTTGCCGGTGATGGGCGAGCGCTTCGAGGTTCAGGTGCAAGTGATCGACCGCCCGTCGCAATCCACCGCCACGGTGGTGTGGCGCGACCCGACGCATTGCTCGTATGGCGACCAGGTCTGGCACGCCAGCCGTGCACGGGTGGCCGGCATTTGTGCGGTGAGCGGGCGGGCGATTCGTCCGGGCGATGCGATCTATAAGCCCAGGCCTTGCAGGCCGGCACCGCTCAATGTCGGGGCGATGATTCTGGAGCGAGTGGTCAATGAGGCGGTTCTGGATTGA
- a CDS encoding cytochrome d ubiquinol oxidase subunit II produces MDSSTHTMLAITWFGLIGLMLVFYVVTDGFDLGVGILSLLRKRREDHDVMVQSIGHVWDANETWLVVLGGALFGAFPAAYALLLQDLYLPVMLLIAGLIMRGAAIEFRHSVSHGPAWDKVFGIGSLVAAIAQGVILGKVITGLIPGDMSGVFIAVTAIGVVAGYTLLGSTYLVKKTVGSIEQWSRRLALLSAFVTVAAAVVLTAATWFISEVGQDRWTQHGVFHLLAALGLASALAFAYIMGSLYLGSARGPFRASVVLFVLSFVGLAVSLFPDFVPGKLGIVEAASDTSTLVFMLIGIGLIFPVMIGYNLYQYYIFRGKVIGEVHSGE; encoded by the coding sequence ATGGACAGCTCCACTCACACGATGCTCGCCATCACCTGGTTCGGCCTGATCGGCCTGATGCTGGTGTTCTATGTCGTCACCGACGGCTTCGATCTCGGCGTGGGCATACTCAGCCTGCTGCGCAAGCGCCGCGAAGATCACGACGTGATGGTGCAGAGCATCGGCCACGTCTGGGACGCCAACGAAACATGGCTCGTCGTGCTCGGCGGCGCCCTGTTCGGCGCCTTCCCCGCCGCGTATGCGCTGCTTCTGCAGGACTTGTATTTACCGGTAATGCTGTTGATTGCCGGCTTGATCATGCGCGGCGCCGCGATCGAATTCCGTCACAGCGTGTCGCACGGTCCGGCCTGGGACAAGGTGTTCGGCATCGGCAGCCTGGTCGCCGCGATCGCCCAGGGCGTGATACTCGGCAAGGTGATCACCGGCCTGATTCCGGGTGACATGAGCGGCGTGTTCATCGCCGTGACCGCTATCGGCGTGGTGGCGGGTTACACGCTGCTCGGGTCCACCTACCTCGTGAAGAAGACCGTAGGTTCGATCGAGCAATGGTCGCGCCGCCTCGCCTTGCTGAGCGCGTTTGTCACGGTGGCCGCGGCCGTCGTGCTCACGGCGGCGACGTGGTTCATCAGCGAGGTCGGACAGGATCGGTGGACGCAGCACGGCGTGTTTCATCTGCTGGCTGCGCTGGGGCTCGCCTCGGCTCTTGCCTTCGCCTACATCATGGGGTCGCTCTATCTCGGCAGTGCACGTGGGCCGTTTCGCGCCTCGGTTGTGTTGTTCGTGTTGTCGTTCGTCGGGCTGGCTGTCAGCCTGTTCCCGGACTTCGTTCCGGGCAAGCTGGGGATTGTCGAGGCTGCCTCCGATACCTCCACGCTGGTGTTCATGCTGATCGGCATCGGCCTGATCTTTCCGGTGATGATCGGCTATAACCTGTACCAGTACTACATCTTCCGCGGAAAGGTGATTGGCGAGGTACATTCCGGCGAATAA
- a CDS encoding cytochrome ubiquinol oxidase subunit I, translating to MHLSDVLDLSRAQFAMTAIFHILWPILTISLSAFLVLIEVLWLRTGNVGYYRHARFWSKLLVLNFAVGVVSGIPMEFQFGTNWAGFSRYSGQFFGNILGFEGAMAFMLEAGFIGVMLLGWGRVPRAVHLFATSMVALGSSISAFWIMVANSWMQTPAGVTVENGKIIVTDYAAAIFNPDMVWGVTHMWVAAIETGMFVIAGISAWNLFKRRNPEFFARSFRIALLVLVVAAPLQIWLGDSSGGSVFETQPAKGAAIEGHWTTNQPGTAASWSLLAWPDQKAQRNDWSIEVPGMLSILATHTLHGEVKGLSDFAPADQPPMLPLLYYAFRVMAGIGFAFMVLAFWTAYVLRKTRGNLERLLEQRKLLFAWVLCIPLPYVAVEAGWIVREVGRQPWVVYGLLRTKDAVSTVAASSVTLSMVMFFCFYVVLLGTFFVLARNWLRAGPDLTLNPPAAIKAEAAATVTEY from the coding sequence ATGCATCTTAGTGACGTCCTCGATCTGTCTCGCGCCCAGTTCGCGATGACAGCCATTTTTCACATTCTGTGGCCGATTCTGACCATCAGTCTGTCGGCCTTCCTCGTTCTGATCGAAGTGCTGTGGCTGCGCACCGGCAACGTCGGCTATTACCGGCACGCGCGCTTCTGGAGCAAGCTGCTGGTGCTGAATTTCGCGGTGGGCGTGGTCAGCGGCATTCCGATGGAGTTTCAGTTCGGCACCAACTGGGCCGGCTTTTCGCGTTACAGCGGACAGTTCTTCGGCAACATTCTCGGCTTTGAAGGCGCGATGGCCTTCATGCTCGAAGCCGGTTTCATCGGCGTGATGCTGCTCGGCTGGGGCCGCGTGCCGCGCGCGGTGCATCTGTTCGCCACCTCGATGGTCGCGCTCGGCTCCAGCATCTCGGCCTTCTGGATCATGGTCGCCAATTCGTGGATGCAGACGCCGGCGGGCGTGACGGTGGAGAACGGCAAGATCATCGTCACCGACTATGCCGCGGCGATCTTCAATCCGGATATGGTGTGGGGCGTCACGCACATGTGGGTCGCGGCGATCGAAACGGGCATGTTCGTGATCGCCGGCATTTCCGCGTGGAACCTGTTCAAGCGCCGCAATCCGGAGTTCTTCGCGCGCTCGTTCAGGATCGCTTTGCTCGTGCTCGTAGTCGCCGCGCCGCTGCAGATCTGGCTCGGCGATTCGAGCGGCGGCAGCGTGTTCGAAACGCAACCGGCCAAAGGCGCCGCAATCGAAGGACACTGGACCACCAACCAGCCCGGCACCGCTGCCTCGTGGTCGCTGCTCGCCTGGCCGGACCAGAAAGCGCAACGCAATGACTGGTCGATCGAAGTGCCCGGCATGTTGAGCATTCTCGCCACCCATACGCTGCACGGCGAGGTCAAAGGCCTCAGCGACTTCGCGCCGGCCGACCAGCCGCCAATGCTGCCGCTGCTGTATTACGCGTTCCGCGTGATGGCGGGTATCGGTTTCGCTTTCATGGTACTGGCCTTCTGGACCGCGTACGTGTTGCGCAAAACACGCGGCAATCTCGAACGGCTGCTCGAACAACGCAAGCTGCTGTTCGCCTGGGTGCTGTGCATTCCGCTGCCCTATGTCGCGGTCGAAGCCGGCTGGATCGTGCGCGAAGTGGGACGGCAGCCGTGGGTCGTGTACGGCTTGCTGCGCACGAAAGATGCCGTGTCGACCGTGGCGGCCTCGTCGGTGACGCTCAGCATGGTGATGTTCTTCTGCTTCTACGTCGTGTTGCTCGGCACCTTCTTCGTGCTCGCGCGCAACTGGCTGCGCGCCGGCCCCGACCTCACGCTGAACCCGCCTGCGGCCATCAAGGCCGAAGCGGCGGCGACCGTCACCGAGTACTAA
- a CDS encoding AraC family transcriptional regulator, with the protein MISSSMSYPETATDVVRRTLVSRVGTEHQWRCPTDEDTGARQRGNILVSRWTRHDTQPIAVVNPGSVAHHCVAMNLKCTSLTFSHAERTLVRGRVTAGAVQITAPQVACRAVFESPADVLHLFVSQQVLGECFEDTFGRPHAGDIRIDDPRLVRDPALERLGQALAVSQSEDAALGKVFTDSVSLAIVSRVIARHFTVTGRQTREASALPAWRLSRAIEFVEAHLAEPIGLADIANSTGLTRMHFASQFRRATGMRPHDYLLRRRIEHAQTLLRETKYNVLDVALSCGFRSQAHFTTVFKRIVGETPYCWRMKANVDR; encoded by the coding sequence ATGATCAGTTCGTCGATGTCGTATCCCGAAACCGCAACGGATGTCGTGCGCAGGACGCTGGTGAGCCGGGTCGGCACGGAGCATCAATGGCGCTGTCCCACCGACGAGGATACCGGCGCGCGTCAGCGCGGCAACATCCTCGTGTCGCGTTGGACCCGTCACGACACGCAGCCGATCGCGGTCGTCAATCCTGGCAGCGTCGCGCACCATTGCGTGGCGATGAATCTCAAATGCACGTCGCTGACGTTCTCCCATGCCGAGCGTACGCTCGTGCGCGGCAGAGTGACCGCGGGCGCCGTGCAGATCACCGCACCGCAGGTGGCGTGCCGCGCCGTGTTCGAGTCGCCCGCCGATGTGCTGCATCTGTTCGTGTCGCAGCAGGTGCTGGGTGAATGTTTCGAAGACACGTTCGGCCGGCCGCACGCGGGCGACATCCGTATCGACGATCCCAGGCTCGTGCGCGATCCCGCGCTCGAACGTCTTGGACAGGCGCTCGCCGTTTCGCAATCCGAAGACGCCGCGCTCGGCAAGGTCTTCACCGACAGCGTGAGCCTCGCGATCGTGTCGCGCGTGATCGCACGGCACTTCACCGTGACCGGGCGGCAGACGCGCGAGGCAAGCGCCTTGCCGGCATGGCGGCTTAGCCGCGCGATCGAATTCGTCGAAGCGCATCTTGCCGAACCGATCGGTCTCGCCGATATCGCCAACAGCACGGGGCTCACGCGGATGCACTTCGCCTCGCAGTTTCGTCGCGCGACCGGCATGCGTCCGCACGACTACCTGTTGCGTCGCCGGATCGAACATGCACAGACGCTTTTGCGCGAGACGAAATACAACGTGCTCGACGTCGCATTGAGTTGCGGCTTCCGTTCGCAGGCTCACTTCACGACGGTGTTCAAACGCATTGTTGGAGAAACGCCTTACTGCTGGAGGATGAAAGCGAATGTCGATCGGTAA
- a CDS encoding FdhF/YdeP family oxidoreductase, which yields MSKRKTIRIYSEPAGGWGALKATGEALALQGVAVSGAKTLLRMNQPEGFDCPGCAWPDPKHTSSFEFCENGAKAVAWEATANRCTPGFFAAHSVSELAAWDDYDLEMAGRLTHPMAYDAASDRYLPIEWDDAFALIARHLNGLDSPDQADFYTSGRASNEAAFLYQIFVREFGTNNFPDCSNMCHEATSVGLPESIGVGKGTVLLEDFEEADAIFIFGQNPGTNSPRMMSDLHSASRRGAKIVSFNPFRERALERFASPQNPLEMATLGFTQISSFLYQVRVGGDVAVLKGMMKAVIEADDAALAADAPRVLDIEFIEGHTHGLADLVADLRATRWEAITQQSGLSRDDIQNAADIYMKAKNVILVYGMGLTQHHRGTENVQQIANLALLRGNVGRPGAGVCPVRGHSNVQGNRTVGITEKPSPALIDGIERAFGFRPPAAHGHDVIAAIESMMRGDAKVFMALGGNFAAAVPDWIRVQAAMRKLDLTVHIATKLNRSHLVHGKDALILPCLGRTEIDIQADGPQSITVEDSMSMVHASGGRNEPASPHLKSEPAIVAGIARATLGAHSHVDWEHLVASYDRIRDKIEIVYPIFQAYNERIRVPGGFHLASSARERVWATPTGRANFLVFKGLDENPVHNDPDALWLTTMRSHDQYNTTLYSHSDRYRGVFGQRDVIFMNTRELQKRNLHPGDRVDVYALSTDGIERVIRSFKVIDYSLPDGCCGAYYPEANPLVPLYAFDPKSRTPSYKSVPVKIARAAAVGPDSTHQAAIIGAAGAHHAS from the coding sequence ATGTCCAAACGAAAGACAATCCGCATCTACAGCGAGCCTGCGGGCGGCTGGGGTGCGCTGAAGGCAACCGGCGAAGCGCTCGCGCTGCAAGGCGTAGCGGTGTCCGGCGCGAAGACGCTGTTGCGGATGAACCAGCCGGAAGGCTTCGACTGCCCGGGCTGCGCGTGGCCGGATCCGAAGCACACGTCGTCGTTCGAGTTCTGCGAAAACGGCGCCAAGGCGGTGGCGTGGGAAGCCACCGCGAATCGCTGCACACCCGGCTTTTTTGCCGCGCACAGCGTCTCGGAGCTGGCCGCGTGGGACGACTACGACCTCGAAATGGCCGGCCGCCTGACCCACCCCATGGCCTACGACGCAGCCTCTGATCGTTATCTGCCGATCGAATGGGACGATGCCTTCGCTCTGATCGCGCGGCATCTGAACGGCCTCGATAGCCCCGATCAGGCCGACTTCTACACGTCGGGACGAGCGTCCAACGAAGCCGCGTTTCTGTACCAGATCTTCGTGCGCGAGTTCGGCACGAACAACTTCCCCGACTGCTCGAACATGTGCCACGAGGCGACCAGTGTCGGCCTTCCGGAGTCGATCGGCGTCGGCAAGGGCACGGTGCTGCTCGAGGATTTCGAGGAAGCCGACGCGATTTTCATCTTCGGTCAGAATCCCGGCACCAACAGCCCGCGCATGATGAGCGATCTGCACAGCGCCTCGCGGCGCGGCGCGAAAATCGTCTCGTTCAATCCGTTTCGCGAGCGCGCGCTGGAACGCTTCGCGTCGCCGCAGAATCCGCTGGAAATGGCCACGCTGGGCTTCACGCAGATCAGCTCGTTTCTGTATCAGGTGCGCGTGGGCGGCGACGTCGCCGTGCTCAAAGGCATGATGAAAGCCGTGATCGAGGCGGACGACGCGGCGCTCGCCGCTGATGCGCCGCGTGTGCTCGATATCGAGTTCATCGAAGGACATACGCACGGTCTGGCGGACCTGGTCGCCGATCTGCGCGCCACCCGCTGGGAGGCGATCACGCAGCAAAGCGGGTTGTCGCGCGACGACATCCAGAACGCCGCCGACATTTACATGAAGGCCAAAAACGTGATCCTCGTGTACGGCATGGGGCTCACGCAGCATCACCGCGGCACCGAAAATGTCCAGCAGATCGCCAACCTGGCGCTGCTGCGCGGCAATGTGGGCCGGCCCGGCGCGGGCGTGTGCCCGGTGCGCGGACACTCGAACGTGCAGGGCAACCGCACCGTCGGCATCACGGAGAAGCCTTCGCCGGCATTGATCGACGGGATCGAACGGGCCTTCGGCTTCCGGCCGCCCGCGGCGCACGGCCATGACGTGATCGCCGCGATCGAGTCGATGATGCGCGGCGACGCCAAAGTGTTCATGGCGCTAGGCGGCAATTTCGCCGCCGCCGTGCCCGACTGGATCCGCGTGCAGGCGGCGATGCGCAAGCTGGACCTGACGGTGCACATCGCCACCAAACTCAATCGCAGCCACCTCGTGCACGGCAAGGACGCGTTGATTCTGCCGTGCCTCGGCCGCACCGAGATCGACATCCAGGCGGACGGTCCGCAGTCGATCACCGTCGAAGATTCGATGTCGATGGTGCATGCTTCCGGTGGCCGCAACGAGCCGGCCTCCCCGCATCTGAAGAGCGAGCCGGCGATCGTCGCGGGCATTGCGCGTGCCACGCTCGGCGCACACTCCCACGTGGATTGGGAACACCTCGTGGCGAGCTACGACCGCATTCGCGACAAGATCGAAATCGTCTACCCGATCTTCCAGGCGTACAACGAACGGATTCGCGTGCCGGGTGGCTTCCATCTGGCTTCGAGCGCGCGCGAACGCGTCTGGGCCACGCCGACTGGCCGCGCGAATTTCCTCGTCTTCAAGGGGCTCGACGAAAACCCGGTTCACAACGATCCCGACGCGCTGTGGCTCACCACCATGCGCAGCCACGACCAGTACAACACCACGCTCTACTCGCACTCGGACCGTTACCGCGGCGTGTTCGGCCAACGCGACGTGATTTTCATGAACACGCGTGAATTGCAGAAACGCAACCTGCATCCGGGTGACCGGGTGGATGTGTACGCGCTGTCCACCGATGGAATCGAGCGCGTGATCCGCAGCTTCAAGGTGATCGACTATTCGCTGCCCGACGGCTGCTGCGGCGCGTATTACCCGGAGGCCAATCCGCTCGTGCCGCTGTACGCGTTCGATCCGAAAAGCCGCACCCCGTCGTACAAATCCGTCCCGGTGAAGATCGCGCGCGCCGCGGCGGTCGGTCCCGACTCCACTCATCAGGCGGCGATTATCGGCGCTGCGGGAGCCCATCATGCATCTTAG